A stretch of Stigmatopora argus isolate UIUO_Sarg chromosome 22, RoL_Sarg_1.0, whole genome shotgun sequence DNA encodes these proteins:
- the LOC144067712 gene encoding mitochondrial import receptor subunit TOM40B, with amino-acid sequence MGSVLALSPGAGHQNWPFSTDPPLSRWDAHPAHWYTPPRWERRDGRLPNPGSFHSLHRSCKDVFPQQIEGVKMIVNKTLSSFFKVSHTLHLSAVSPSYYRFHVEHLQSDDYSKDKDAPALIGEMDSSGSLNAHALLHLTERVRARSVFQTQQSQFVTWQFETEYRGSDFTAAVTVANPDVLRESVILVAHFLQSVSSNLVLGGELVYHRGRAEEGGILTLAGQYSRPNWVATLNAGKGGAHASYYHRANKQIQVGVEFEASTRTQETTTSFGYQMELPEANMVFRGMINSRCIIGGVLEKRLSPLPATLILGAFVNHRGDKLQVGLGVNVGH; translated from the exons ATGGGCAGTGTTCTGGCTTTGTCTCCCGGTGCGGGCCATCAGAACTGGCCTTTTTCTACAGACCCCCCTCTTTCGCGGTGGGATGCGCATCCTGCTCATTGGTACACCCCACCACGCTGGGAGAGGAGAGATGGACGTCTACCTAACCCAGGCAGTTTTCACTCCCTTCACAGAAGTTGCAAAG ATGTGTTTCCTCAACAGATTGAGGGAGTCAAGATGATTGTCAATAAAACTCTAAGCAGCTTCTTTAAG GTTAGTCACACCCTCCACCTCAGTGCTGTCAGTCCTTCATACTATCGATTTCATGTGGAGCACCTGCAGTCTGATGATTACAGCAAAGACAAA GATGCTCCCGCACTGATCGGTGAGATGGATTCCTCGGGCAGTCTAAATGCTCATGCTTTGCTGCATCTGACTGAACGTGTACGAGCCAGATCGGTctttcag acCCAGCAGTCCCAGTTTGTAACGTGGCAGTTTGAAACAGAGTACAGGGGGAGTGACTTCACTGCTGCTGTCACCGTGGCTAATCCGGATGTTCTTAGAGAATCAG TTATTCTAGTGGCTCACTTTCTACAAAGTGTGTCCTCTAATCTGGTATTAGGAGGTGAGCTGGTCTACCACCGAGGCAGAGCAGAAGAGGGTGGAATACTCACACTGGCTGGACAGTATTCAA GACCAAATTGGGTGGCGACACTGAACGCTGGGAAAGGAGGAGCCCATGCTAGCTACTATCACCGAGCCAACAAGCAG ATCCAAGTTGGGGTGGAATTTGAAGCCAGTACCAGAACTCAGGAGACGACAACATCATTTGGATACCAGATGGAACTACCAGAGGCTAACATGGTCTTTCGAG GTATGATAAACAGTCGCTGCATCATTGGTGGAGTGCTGGAGAAGCGATTAAGCCCACTCCCTGCCACTCTAATTTTGGGTGCCTTTGTCAACCACCGTGGTGACAAACTCCAAGTAGGTCTGGGTGTCAATGTGGGAcattag
- the bicdl2 gene encoding BICD family-like cargo adapter 2 isoform X2 yields MLSPRKNSVPSPSLEDSFFPLSSSSSISLSFALPTVTSDPRSIDSRGDIETDLILAAELGQALLEKNEELAAALEEKEREVEMLQQQKHVIQRRMEMNELASGQKEAELNGDLAALRSELDRHHSQGRDRRRDESEQLTQLSNHNQRLVEQLSEAVTLEHSLRTEIRTLREEMDDSSFSRSISSTQLENTLAESRVLKGRLCHMEAQLKASQEDSDRLRSERDVMRDRVSELQVQLKEKESEAKDALLSHSVALQARDDEIAALKEEVQSQRVELESLREEIKPFQNRPGAPSYSSLECEFATVRQEKELLTKQLLNTIQHKVALSQELDAWQEDMRLVINQQVLQKEEDRLKAVEQERRSSGGLQRSKSLKLKGEGGRGFFSSLFKDK; encoded by the exons ATGCTCAGCCCGAGGAAGAACAGTGTCCCTTCTCCCAGCCTGGAggactcttttttccccctctcgtCGTCCTCCTCGATCTCGCTCTCCTTCGCCCTTCCAACGGTGACTTCAGATCCCAGGAGCATCGACAGCAGGGGGGACATAGAGACGGACTTGATTCTGGCCGCAGAGCTAGGACAGGCTCTACTGGAGAAGAATGAGGAATTGGCCGCAGCTctggaggagaaagaaagagaagtggag ATGTTACAGCAACAGAAGCACGTTATACAAAGAAGAATGGAGATGAACGAACTGGCGTCTGGACAGAAAGAAGCCGAACTGAATGGAGATTTGGCCGCTTTGCGATCCGAATTAGACCGCCATCATTCTCAGGGGCGGGACCGGCGTAGAGATGAGAGTGAACAACTAACCCAGTTATCCAATCATAACCAACGCTTAGTGGAACAGCTATCGGAG GCTGTGACGCTGGAACATTCCTTGAGGACTGAGATTCGCACGCTGAGAGAAGAGATGGACGACTCCTCCTTTAGTCGGAGTATCAGCTCCACGCAATTAGAAAACACTCTAGCCGAG AGCCGAGTTTTGAAGGGGCGCCTTTGTCACATGGAAGCCCAGCTGAAGGCTTCCCAGGAAGACAGCGACAGGCTACGCTCTGAGCGGGACGTCATGAGGGACAGAGTGTCCGAGCTGCAGGTGCAACTGAAGGAAAAAGAGTCAGAG GCCAAAGATGCACTACTATCCCACTCGGTGGCATTACAAGCAAGAGATGATGAGATAGCAGCACTGAAAGAGGAG GTGCAATCCCAACGAGTAGAACTGGAATCACTGAGAGAGGAAATCAAGCCATTTCAAAACAGACCAGGAGCGCCAAGTTATAG TTCGCTCGAGTGTGAGTTTGCCACGGTGCGGCAGGAGAAGGAATTATTGACGAAACAGCTTCTCAACACCATCCAACACAAAGTGGCGCTCTCCCAAGAGCTTGACGCTTGGCAG GAGGATATGCGCTTGGTGATCAATCAACAGGTGCTGCAGAAGGAGGAGGACAGACTAAAGGCAGTTGAACAAGAGCGAAGGAGCTCAGGAGGACTCCAGAGAAGCAAATCTCTCAAATTGAAAGGCGAAGGAGGAAGAGGATTTTTCTCATCTctttttaaagacaaataa
- the bicdl2 gene encoding BICD family-like cargo adapter 2 isoform X1 — MLSPRKNSVPSPSLEDSFFPLSSSSSISLSFALPTVTSDPRSIDSRGDIETDLILAAELGQALLEKNEELAAALEEKEREVEMLQQQKHVIQRRMEMNELASGQKEAELNGDLAALRSELDRHHSQGRDRRRDESEQLTQLSNHNQRLVEQLSEAVTLEHSLRTEIRTLREEMDDSSFSRSISSTQLENTLAESRVLKGRLCHMEAQLKASQEDSDRLRSERDVMRDRVSELQVQLKEKESELEQEQGVVFELRTINRSLQQNALSLGEESTLDITHTQPLSLLSEIQQSQAKDALLSHSVALQARDDEIAALKEEVQSQRVELESLREEIKPFQNRPGAPSYSSLECEFATVRQEKELLTKQLLNTIQHKVALSQELDAWQEDMRLVINQQVLQKEEDRLKAVEQERRSSGGLQRSKSLKLKGEGGRGFFSSLFKDK, encoded by the exons ATGCTCAGCCCGAGGAAGAACAGTGTCCCTTCTCCCAGCCTGGAggactcttttttccccctctcgtCGTCCTCCTCGATCTCGCTCTCCTTCGCCCTTCCAACGGTGACTTCAGATCCCAGGAGCATCGACAGCAGGGGGGACATAGAGACGGACTTGATTCTGGCCGCAGAGCTAGGACAGGCTCTACTGGAGAAGAATGAGGAATTGGCCGCAGCTctggaggagaaagaaagagaagtggag ATGTTACAGCAACAGAAGCACGTTATACAAAGAAGAATGGAGATGAACGAACTGGCGTCTGGACAGAAAGAAGCCGAACTGAATGGAGATTTGGCCGCTTTGCGATCCGAATTAGACCGCCATCATTCTCAGGGGCGGGACCGGCGTAGAGATGAGAGTGAACAACTAACCCAGTTATCCAATCATAACCAACGCTTAGTGGAACAGCTATCGGAG GCTGTGACGCTGGAACATTCCTTGAGGACTGAGATTCGCACGCTGAGAGAAGAGATGGACGACTCCTCCTTTAGTCGGAGTATCAGCTCCACGCAATTAGAAAACACTCTAGCCGAG AGCCGAGTTTTGAAGGGGCGCCTTTGTCACATGGAAGCCCAGCTGAAGGCTTCCCAGGAAGACAGCGACAGGCTACGCTCTGAGCGGGACGTCATGAGGGACAGAGTGTCCGAGCTGCAGGTGCAACTGAAGGAAAAAGAGTCAGAG ctAGAGCAGGAACAAGGGGTGGTGTTTGAGTTGCGTACCATAAATCGCTCTCTGCAGCAAAATGCCCTGAGCCTGGGAGAAGAGAGCACCCTGGACATTACGCACACACAACCTCTATCGCTGCTTAGTGAAATTCAGCAATCTCAG GCCAAAGATGCACTACTATCCCACTCGGTGGCATTACAAGCAAGAGATGATGAGATAGCAGCACTGAAAGAGGAG GTGCAATCCCAACGAGTAGAACTGGAATCACTGAGAGAGGAAATCAAGCCATTTCAAAACAGACCAGGAGCGCCAAGTTATAG TTCGCTCGAGTGTGAGTTTGCCACGGTGCGGCAGGAGAAGGAATTATTGACGAAACAGCTTCTCAACACCATCCAACACAAAGTGGCGCTCTCCCAAGAGCTTGACGCTTGGCAG GAGGATATGCGCTTGGTGATCAATCAACAGGTGCTGCAGAAGGAGGAGGACAGACTAAAGGCAGTTGAACAAGAGCGAAGGAGCTCAGGAGGACTCCAGAGAAGCAAATCTCTCAAATTGAAAGGCGAAGGAGGAAGAGGATTTTTCTCATCTctttttaaagacaaataa
- the mia gene encoding melanoma-derived growth regulatory protein — translation MPCKFFLLLSLWLLLPCTDAGRQMPKLSARKRCADSECSYAILIARAVQDYSPGDCRFISIRQGQLVYVYAMLQDTGNLFWAGSVQDSYYGGQEARIGHFPSSVVEEVQALEPANTEVKTTKWDFYCN, via the exons ATGCCTTGCAAATTCTTTCTGTTACTCTCACTTTGGCTTTTGTTGCCATGCACGGATGCTGGAAGACAGATGCCTAAACTTTCGGCTAGAAAACGCTGTGCTGACTCGGAATGTAGCT ATGCTATCCTGATTGCTCGCGCCGTGCAGGATTACAGCCCAGGAGACTGCAGGTTCATCTCCATCAGACAGGGGCAACTTGTTTATGTCTATGCCATGCTTCAGGACACTGGCAACCTCTTCTGGGCAGGCAGT GTTCAGGATTCCTATTATGGGGGACAGGAAGCTCGGATTGGTCACTTTCCCAGCTCTGTTGTGGAAGAGGTTCAGGCTCTGGAACCGGCTAACACCGAAGTGAAAACAACT AAATGGGACTTTTACTGTAACTGA
- the LOC144067713 gene encoding alpha-crystallin B chain-like, translating into MDIPIQYPWYRRGFPYRRADLSLGDSPTDWPFVWPFPWSFAWMRPSLTRWLSWPENGHSEMHVEKDRYVIYLDVKHFSPDELNVNVSEEFITIHAKHEDRQDDYGYVSREFLRKYKLPPAGVSCADITSSLSFDGVLTIIAPRSSPGPERNIPISCEDGTAKQKM; encoded by the exons ATGGATATTCCTATTCAGTACCCCTGGTACCGCAGGGGATTTCCATACCGACGTGCCGACCTGTCCTTGGGCGACTCGCCGACCGATTGGCCCTTCGTCTGGCCTTTCCCTTGGTCCTTTGCTTGGATGCGCCCCAGTCTCACGCGTTGGTTAAGCTGGCCTGAAAATGGACACAGTGAG ATGCATGTGGAAAAGGATCGCTATGTTATTTACCTGGACGTGAAGCATTTCTCACCAGACGAGCTGAACGTCAACGTCAGCGAGGAGTTCATCACAATACACGCCAAGCATGAAGATAGACAG GATGACTACGGCTACGTGTCAAGGGAGTTCCTGCGGAAGTACAAGCTCCCCCCCGCCGGAGTGTCTTGCGCTGATATCACCTCCAGCCTGTCGTTCGACGGCGTGCTGACAATCATAGCACCAAGGTCTTCACCCGGCCCCGAGCGCAACATCCCAATCTCCTGTGAGGACGGAACAGCCAAGCAGAAAATGTAG